A stretch of DNA from Ochotona princeps isolate mOchPri1 chromosome 13, mOchPri1.hap1, whole genome shotgun sequence:
CAGATACGCATCTATGCAAATCTATGCATGCACATTCTAATGCATATGCATATCTATGCATATAAAGATGCACGCATACATAAGTGCATGTGCGTAAATTTGCATGTATTTATACATGCATATGGACATGCAGAGATGCAGATAAATCTGCATATATGCATTCATGCATATGAACACGCATATACGCACCTATGCGTATGAATGTGCACGTAGATGTGTAAACCTGCATGTATTAAAATCtgcatatacatgcatgcatgttcaTACGTGTTTTATATGCATGCTTGCACATATGCAGATTTATATGCACATTTCTATGCAAAGCATGCGTATGCATATGCGAGCATAAAATCTGCGTGCGCACATGCGTATGCATGCGTGGCATGCATATGCATGCACGCGCTTTATATGCATGCACGCAGATTTATCTGTATATGCATGCCCGTAATCTGCATACATGTATCTATTTGCATGCATTTGCACGCATAAAATATGCATGAATGCATATGAACACGTGCGTATGAATATGCATGCACATCCATGCTGATTAATGTGCATGCATGTATCCCCATGgccgacctggaagaagccctagccttaagcctggtccagccacagccatttgggaagtcaaccctCAAAAGGAAGATCTGTGTCCCTTTCTAACAATCAGGAGGATGGCTCACACAATCCGACTTCCTAGAAAGCGGCAGGAGTCAAGACAGGGCAAAGCTGGAGAGAACAAGTGAACCAAAGTCAGTGGGCACAGAGCAAGGATTCCAGAAACACCCTCAGagtcagctcatctccagcccagCAGCAAAGGCAACAGAATCCCGAgttttttcaacaaatggtgctagaACAATGGGACAGCCACAGGCAAAAAATACTCCCCCCCAAAAATCTCAACAAAGACCTTatatttttcacacacacacacaaatataaaccTAAATGTATGACACAAGACTATACAGCTTCCATGAGATGACACAGGAGGAAAATTTCGATGCTGTAGGACATGGCTACAACATCTCAGATAATCAAACAAGAGGCTTGAGCCAGAGATAAACTGGCCTTCAGGAAACACTGCTGTTCAAAGACAGCATCCAGCGAATGGGAAGGACACTGAAGAAGACACTCCAAGACACaacatctgggcccggcggcatggcctagcggctaaagtcctcgccttgaacgcccgggatcccacatgggcaccggttctaatcccggcagctccacttcccatccagcttcctgcttgtggcctgggaaagcagttgaggacggcccaatgcattgggaccctgcacccacgtgggagacccggaagaggttcctggttcccggctttggatcggcgcacaccggcccgttgaggctcacttggggagtgaatcattggacggaagatcttcctctctgtctctcctcctctctgtatatctgactttgtaataaactgaataaatctttaaaaacaaagacaacatCTGATGAAGAAATGCCCTCCAAAATACACAGAGTTATTACATTTCAATAATAAGGAAACAACCTAATTCAACACCGGTTTGGGATCTTAACCTTGGCAGCTCTTTGCAACACTGAACTGTGTTTCCTACCCCTGCATCCAGCAGTCACACCGTTGGGTATCTACTCAAAGGACCAGTAAGCTTATGTCCACCCAATGACACAGACACCAACAGCCAGAGCCGCTTGCTTCACAGCTGCGGAAACTTGGAAGCCAAACAGGCTCTCCTCCTTGGTGAGTGACAATCAAGCTGTGTTCCATGCAGATGACACCAGAAGGTGGTGACAGAAGGTGGTAGGCCGCCAACCCAGGACCAGGGCAAGGAAAAGAAGTCCCTCCAAAAAGGGCTACACTCTCCCCGTGACAAGCTGGGGGCACTGGAAGGAGCCATGGCTGCCAGAGCAGACATGAgcagccagaccccagcaggtgtCCAAGGCAAGGAAACTGCTCCGCTGGATGGCAGGACGGTAGAGACACACCTAAGTCAGAACCCCAGCACCAATTGCCAACAAAGGAATGAAGCTGTGTATCAGCACGTACCACTCCAGGACGGGAGACGGCGATGGCAGAGTTGTGAGTGGGGTGAGATGTCAACAGAGGATCATGACATGGGAAACACCTGCACCTTCCTCCTAACCCGCCTGCCAACCCAACAGTGCTCTCATAGGATTAAATCTTGGGAGGGCAGGAGGTgacgttgtggtgcagcaggccaagctgggccaatgtcccatgtgggagcaccGGTTTGaacctcagctgctccatttcccatccagcttccagtaacacacctgtgaaagcagagacTGGCAGCTCAAATGCTCGGGCCCTGTCTTTCCCAggggagactgagatggagttccaggctcctggcttcagcctggcccaggtccagcagccatctggggagtgcatcTGTGGATGGAcggtcttttcttctcttcctccttctcttctcagTCCCTCTGGCCTTTCCAATGATGTCTTTACAAGATCAAAGCTCAACAAGTACAATTTACAAATCGCACGTCACCCAGCAGTACAATGTTATTATCTTATAAACAAAGCACCTcacagggcctggcgccatggcctagcagctaaagtcctcaccttgaatgcgccaggatcccttatgggtgacagttctaatcccagtagctccacttcccaaccagctccctgcttgtggcctgggaaagcagtcaaggacggcccaaagccttgggaccctgcacctgagaggGAGAaatcaaagaggctcctggctcctggcttcggatcggcacagcaccagccattgcagtcacttggggagtgaaccatcagatggaggctcttcctgtcttttctcctctctgtatatctatctgactttgcaataaaaataaatacatctttttttaaaaaacacttgcaATTCAATgatgtgaaaatacaaaaataaaaaaagcaaaagcatggcgcttcacagcagcaggcaggagctggaggacaGGAACCTGCAATCACAGCTGTCTGAGAAAGGCTAAGCAGAGCCTCGCGGCTGCACAAGGAACCACCAGCATCCAGATGACAGTTCAAACAAAAACCACACCCAGACCTGCGCCTGTGGCAGAAAAGCCACTCCTCACGAGGCCAAGCCAGTCATCTGTGAGGTCAGTGTTCTAACTTAAAATTGTACCCATCCCCTTTCTGTTCTACCTCAACGAATTTACCACCAAAACAGCCCTTCTTCCTCATGTtcacatgtatgtacacacacacacacacacagagaagggtaCAAAGATAAACATCATGAGTTGGATTCCAGCCTTGTTTTGTAAAGATCAAAAATCAGTAAGCagtttaaattacaaaaaaaaaaaaaaaaggcggacTTAAAAATAAGGATTTAAAGAAAGCTGCATTAAGTTAGAAAAATCAGAAAGCCATAGTGTGTCATGGCAAGTATAAACACGCTGTGCGCTATGGTGCCATGGTAAGCAGGGTACACTCAAGCACTCTATGCGTGTCTAGAATTTCCTGTGCACTTGCGAATGTCCTAGCAGGGCCTCCTGCCACATGGTGGTGGTTCCTCGGGCAGGATCTGTCCCCAGCACCTCCGGCCCAGTAGCCAGTCCCTGGCCTGCTCTCCCTGCTGCCCCTAATGGGCCCTTCCCTGGGCAAAGGGGCTGaatttgattttcttccttttattaatCACATGCCCcatgttttatttcattcattgtcGTAATGCTTACAACCTTCTCCTTGTCCACAGAGGGGCCAGTCATATTCCTCCACCATCAGCCAGAGGAAGCATGTCCTCACTTGCCCGTGTGCCACCTGGGAACCGGTGGCGATGCCCTTCCTCAGAGAGCCCATGTGAGTCCAAACTTGAACCTGACCTTCTCGGAAGCACACTGCCGTGGGGCACCTCCAAGTTACTCCCCATGCGTCCCACTCACGCACAGTGGTGTCAGGCTGCCTGATGGCCTGGGACGTGGCTGAGCCCAGAGCGCCTGCCCCTCCCACCAGGCTCCTGGGCAGGCAAGCACTCCGCGGCAATACTGCTTTATAAAGACGAGCTTTATTGCTGCATTTGGACATCACCGTGTgtcaccacacacacagcccccgcATCCCGCACACACACAGTTATTCACCaggatacacagacacacactgcacacacacgggAGAATATAAAACTAGACATTTAGGTTACTAGAAACGCGAGAAAAAAATTCCCAGTGTGAAGTGTCTTTTAGGACTACGCCACATGGGCCAGTGTGAATTTGGTTTTGAAAAAGTCAACATTTCAGAAACACTGGGCTGCCAGGTGTACCAACCAGATGCATGTTTGAGCCAGGGACAAGAGCTTCTGTTTCCTGGCGGGGCTGCCTGCCCCAGGGGCGCACATGGAGGTCCTCAAACCCACTTCCAGGCATAGAAAGGTTTCCAACGTGCCTGCAGCCAGCCACACCCACCCATGGCATTGGTGGGGATCCTCACCCCTACGGTGCACCCCACCTGCAGCCAACCACCCAGATACTCACAGGTGGGTCTGGAAACCAGGCCTACACTGTTGAAGACAATGGTGGCAGGACCAAGAAAAGCAGAGGCATCAGAAGCCTGGGGCAGGCAGAGACCTCCACAGGCAACAGACGAGAGAGCACAGAGGCCAGCCCGCTGCTGGTGGCCAGTGTGTGACAACGGCATCCAGGTGGCTGGCTGCTGACACCCCTGGGACAGCTCTCCCCGCCTCTCCTGGTCCTGAGACCCCAAGATCTTGCCCAGGTTTCTACCTGGTCAGCCAAACGCCACTTTCTTGCCATGCAAGGTGCGGGGCACATGGGGACTCAGCAGCCCCTCAAAGGCACCTTGTGGGTGAGCATAGGCAGCCCCGAGGAGCAGCCCTTGGCGGCCTCTGCCTCCCTGCAGATGGAGGGATCTGAGTGCAAGGAGAGAGGCCAAAGAGAGGTGGATGCGGATGGTAGGGGCAAGGAGGCAGAGGGGTCAGGCCTTCTGGAACTAAAAGGAGAAGCCTTCAGGGGCCTGCCTGGCTGCACCTGGGAGGGAACGGAGGCTCTGGGGGCAGCTCAGCTCTAAGGGAGTGCCAGCCTTGCCAAGGCTGTCTCCACGGAGCGCAAAGTTTCAGGGCTTCCACGGTCCAAGGAAAGCTATTCCGGACTTTTCGGTTTGGGGGAGAAGGGAGTTAGAGGGAGGAGGTCTCACACTTTAAACAAAATCCATTGTGGCCTTCACTGTCAGAGGGTGACGAGGCAGTGTACAGAGTTCCTAAGGGCTACAGGCACGGCTGTCCTGGGAGCCAGCTAACCAGAATGGACAAGTCTGAGGCTGCCTGGTATCCCCAGGTGAGAAGGGACACGGGTAATTGCACTTTGGGAGCACAGTCAGCACACTCACCGCCTAGGGAGAACGGGGAGGGGCAGGCTGCTTGGGAACTGGCTGTGACAGGATGGCACCTGCTTGGTCCGGGGAGGGTCCTGACGTGGTAGGCAGCTCTACAGACTAGTCTGTGAGTGCAGAGCCAtcaggaggctggggcagggacagggtgGGAAGGTGAGGAAATAAGATGCCGTTCTCACACACTGGCCAGCTTACTCCTCCTGGCTCTCAAAACCCAATGCCAGGGCTTCCACTGGCCAAGGCCAGGCTCAGAGAGGCCCTCAGGTCCTTGGCCTCCTCCAGGGGCTGGTTGCCTGGCCCCATGGAACTGGGGGTGAAGGAGAACTTCCTCCGAGTTCCCAAAGGGACAGAGGCCATTTGATGGTAATgctttgggttttgttgtttcaagaaaagaaaaaggaaaaacaagtacAGAGGGTAATCCCTGAAGAGAACAGACCACGAGTGGGGCTGAGACCCCTCACTGTTCAGTCCAATTAAGGCAACGGGCAGGTGGGTGTTGGGCTAGGGACATGCCAGAGGTGGTCCCTGGACCCTCAGCCCTCAGCCGTGACTCCACATAGAAGTCAGCAGGAGGCAGGTGTGGGAGCAGCCATGTGTGGCCAGCACCACCTGCAGGTCTACCTGGGAGAGCGTTTTCTAAACCCTCGGTCCTCTTCCCATTACTAATTTTGTCCCCTTCCACACAGACCTCAAGCCCCTGCCTCCAGTACTGACCACAAAGAGGAAGCACACAGCACAGGCGTCTGAGGTAAGGACTCATCGGAGAGCAGCTTCAAAGCCACAAGAACTCACTGTGCAGCATCCGTGGCCCCAGGGGACACCTGCCGTGGAAAACCTCACACCATGGGTCTCTTCCACATTTGCCCTCCATGCTCAGAGCACGTAAGGCAGAGAGGGCTGTGCACCTACCAGGATGTAAACTGAACAGGACGGTGACAAAGAGAAGGCTTCTGGATGCAATGTGAAGTCTTGGGCCTTCTGGATGCACGTATCACAAAATGGATTCCCTTCTGTAAAGTGCTGTCTCCTTAGCACGCACGTACCACCAGACACGGAGCGCCAGGTCCGGCCCTGTGGCAGGAGCATGTGCCTGGAGGGGTGGGTcggcctccctccccctcccttctatCCCTGCATTTCCAGTGTGGGAAGGGTCGGCTGCACCCATGGCCTGGTCCAGTATCCAGACTCGGCCATCAGGCATGGTGTGttcctccctccttctgcctGAACCCATGGGTAACTCAACCTGGCCCCCAGGATGGCTGTGTGTGGTCTTGACCTTCCCTTCCCACACCGCAGCCTCAGCAGAGGggacccagcccagtcctgctcaCAGGAGGGCTTCCCAGAGGGCCACCAAGGAGGGTTCAGAGAGAGGAGCCGCTAGCCAACAGTCACCTGCCCAGCAGCCTAGGCTATTAAAGGACGTAAGAAAAGGACATGATGGGCAGCGAGCCATGGCCAGCAGCTCCAGGAAGATGGCAGCCTCTGCAGGTGCTCGCGGTCAGACGTGGAGAACTTCTGCCCCACTGTCCTCGGGTTCTGAGCAACAGGAAGAGTTTGTGTCGGAACGACAGGCTCCATGTCCATCCTTGGTGTCCAGGTTGGGCTCTGTTCGTGCCGATTTCTCGAAAATACTCTTATTGCTAGTTTCTGGGCAGTTCTGAACATAGATCACTCTGTTGTAGGCCTTGAGCCTCTTCCACAATTGCACATACACTTTGCACTGAACGTACATGAAGAGCAGCCCCCCAGTGAAGCCAATGGCCACGACCACCAGTTTAGTCCAAAAGGGCCACTCCAGGATCCCTGCAAGGGAAAAAGCACAGACGGCCAATCAGTAGGTCTGACGCCTGAGGGTCCTAACCCTTAGAGCCGGCAGGGTCTTCCTTCACTCGATCCTGCTTCAGCCAAGGAGGAGCAGAGCCTGGCCCCTTCACTCTGCTCCGCCAAGAGGCAGTCCTGGAGACTCGATCCCTTCCCACTGGATCGCAAAGATGGCCACCAGAGCAGGAGCAACTTGCCCACAGGAGACCTGGTGCTCACTGGCCCTACCACCTcccaatcctggcatccctggtCTGAATGGTGCAATGATCCGCTCCCAAGCACCCCCTTGGAACTCACCTGCCCACTGCAGTACCCACCTGTGACCTGCCCCTGCTTGATCTCCTCGGTGGTACGATCGATGAGCACGTACAAGGACCAGACCACGCAGGTGATGGCGATGACGTGGAACGTCACCGAGCACATGATCTTCCTGCGCTCGCTGGCCGTCATCTGCAGCTTCTCCCACTGCAAAGACAGCACGCATGCCACGCATGAGGATGCAGCTGGGGAACAcctgctcccccacccacccTTGCCCACCTGGATGAACCATGCCCCAAACACCCAAAGCTACTGTCAAAGCACTTGAACCAGGCTGCAGGCAATGGACAGAGGCTGGGCTTGAGATGAGGCTACAACCACCACTCGCACCTCTTTGCTTACTCCCACAGGCTGATCTCGAATGGCCTGACAGAGGAGTGTAGGATCTCGGTCCTGATGGGGACACACTGGCTCGAGAGCCCGTGGCACATGTTACGTGGCCCTGCCTTGCTGACCGACACGGATGAGCAGAAGGGGATTGATGATGCCACGACACACCGGCAGATGGCCACGTGGTGAAGGTGAATGGCAGAAGGTGCTCACTCTTTTGGTCCTCTGCAACTCTGCAGCAACAGCCTGGGATCGGTGCTAAGAGTTCCTGGTACAAGCAGGCTCTGCCAGTCCCTTCTCCGCTAGGAGTTCATACAATTACTCCAAATAGCCAGACTTTTTCATCTACCAGCTTCCGAatcagaagaaaacacagagaggtggagagaaagaacACAGTGTGAACGCTCTGGGGACGCTTTCCAACTCCAGCCAGGCCTTGCTCCAAGGGGCTCTCCATGGGTCCTGTTGCAAACAGAGCCTCTCAGAAAAACCCCTGGTGCTGC
This window harbors:
- the MARCHF8 gene encoding E3 ubiquitin-protein ligase MARCHF8 isoform X3; translated protein: MSMPLQPLSAIPAQDAASARVYTSKTKEKEREEQNEKTLGHSMSHSSNISKAVSPPSASAPVSAFSRTSVTPSTQDICRICHCEGDDESPLITPCHCTGSLHFVHQACLQQWIKSSDTRCCELCKYEFIMETKLKPLRKWEKLQMTASERRKIMCSVTFHVIAITCVVWSLYVLIDRTTEEIKQGQVTGILEWPFWTKLVVVAIGFTGGLLFMYVQCKVYVQLWKRLKAYNRVIYVQNCPETSNKSIFEKSARTEPNLDTKDGHGACRSDTNSSCCSEPEDSGAEVLHV
- the MARCHF8 gene encoding E3 ubiquitin-protein ligase MARCHF8 isoform X4; protein product: MSMPLQPLSAIPAQDAASARVYTSKTKEKEREEQAVSPPSASAPVSAFSRTSVTPSTQDICRICHCEGDDESPLITPCHCTGSLHFVHQACLQQWIKSSDTRCCELCKYEFIMETKLKPLRKWEKLQMTASERRKIMCSVTFHVIAITCVVWSLYVLIDRTTEEIKQGQVTGILEWPFWTKLVVVAIGFTGGLLFMYVQCKVYVQLWKRLKAYNRVIYVQNCPETSNKSIFEKSARTEPNLDTKDGHGACRSDTNSSCCSEPEDSGAEVLHV